Proteins encoded by one window of Alkalinema sp. FACHB-956:
- a CDS encoding DNA methyltransferase, translating into MGSVSPQDLSRPEINQLRSCDRAAHDWYRFVLSFPAHLVQEYLEKFAIGPDQTMLDPFCGTGTTVVEGKKLGIASVGVEANPMAWFAGSVKLDWTPDPAELRHQAEQIADRATAQLQQETQLRELSEEASKLLLKNSISPRPLHKLLVLRETLETWGHKSDRPIDRHLKLALARTAVSDVSNLYFGPEVGVGKAKDDAEVVQAWLDRVQAMVQDLQYLKTLPSIAATVHHGDSRNILPLLAPQSIDTIITSPPYPNEKDYTRTTRLESVLLGFLQTKADLRSLKQGLLRSNTRNVYAADQDDQWVAKHPEIQRIAQEIEQRRIDLNKTSGFERLYHRAVKLYFGGMAKHLADLRTILRPGAQLAYVVGDQKSYLQVMIRTGELLANVAEGLGYEVINIDLFRTRIATATKEQMREEVVLLRWPGTFPDRPYPYSDRLL; encoded by the coding sequence ATGGGCAGTGTTTCCCCCCAGGATTTAAGCCGACCGGAAATTAATCAACTACGATCGTGCGATCGGGCTGCCCATGACTGGTATCGCTTTGTCCTGTCCTTTCCGGCCCATTTAGTGCAGGAATATCTGGAAAAGTTCGCGATCGGGCCTGACCAGACGATGCTCGATCCCTTTTGTGGCACGGGTACAACCGTTGTGGAAGGCAAAAAGTTGGGCATTGCCAGTGTTGGGGTGGAAGCCAATCCCATGGCCTGGTTTGCGGGGTCAGTTAAGCTGGATTGGACGCCGGATCCCGCTGAACTGCGGCACCAAGCGGAGCAAATTGCCGATCGCGCCACCGCTCAGCTTCAGCAAGAAACCCAACTGCGGGAATTGTCTGAAGAAGCCAGCAAGTTACTCCTGAAGAATTCCATTAGTCCGCGCCCGCTCCATAAATTGCTGGTACTGCGGGAGACGTTGGAAACGTGGGGACATAAGAGCGATCGACCGATCGATCGTCATCTTAAACTAGCCCTTGCCAGAACAGCGGTATCCGATGTCAGCAACCTGTATTTTGGCCCCGAAGTTGGGGTGGGTAAAGCTAAGGATGATGCGGAGGTGGTGCAGGCATGGCTCGATCGAGTGCAGGCGATGGTGCAGGACTTGCAATATCTCAAGACTTTGCCCAGCATTGCTGCTACGGTTCACCATGGTGATTCTCGCAACATTTTGCCATTGCTTGCACCACAATCGATCGATACGATCATCACATCCCCCCCTTACCCGAACGAAAAAGACTACACTCGCACGACTCGACTGGAATCTGTTCTCCTGGGCTTTCTGCAAACCAAAGCAGATTTACGATCGCTGAAACAGGGACTACTACGATCGAATACGCGCAATGTTTATGCGGCTGACCAGGATGATCAATGGGTCGCGAAACATCCTGAAATTCAACGCATTGCCCAGGAAATTGAACAAAGACGCATTGACTTGAACAAAACCAGCGGATTCGAGCGTCTGTATCACCGGGCGGTCAAACTCTACTTTGGGGGCATGGCCAAGCATTTAGCGGATTTGCGCACGATTCTGCGGCCTGGGGCGCAATTGGCCTATGTCGTGGGGGATCAGAAGTCCTACCTGCAAGTGATGATTCGGACGGGGGAATTGCTGGCCAATGTGGCGGAGGGGTTAGGGTATGAGGTGATTAATATTGACCTATTTAGAACCCGGATTGCCACCGCAACTAAGGAGCAAATGCGTGAGGAAGTCGTTCTCCTACGCTGGCCTGGAACGTTTCCCGATCGCCCCTATCCCTACAGCGATCGACTTCTCTAG
- a CDS encoding ABC transporter substrate-binding protein: MNRRSSLASRPITLRSLLTKLGLFFCACLMIVSCSASQPGAQRGAKPGDYGRITLGTTANISTIDPADAYTSFEGMLLYNLSDRLYTYKLGTRELVPQLAMSLPKVSADGLTYTIPLRQGVVFHDGTPFDAAAMAFSLERFMKNGGSPSFLLSDAIDQVKASAPYELTIKLKKPFAAFPALLAFSGACAVSPKAYTIKEGEFKPKEVVGTGPYKLVAFNVDRLRLEPFEQYWGGKPSNAGIDVQIFSSPANLYNAFRTGAVDLATQSLAIEQIRNLKDSVAQKHWQIIEQAGSGIDYLTLNLNSPPLDQKAVRQAIAALVDRSLLQSRIFEQQVDPLYSLIPATLPEHVPTFKTQYGDRNIDKAKELLQKAGFSAQNPLKVELWYRSNLTNDQLSVVTLKALAKKTMGGMLELQLNGVESVTAYNNLDKGVYPMMLLDWTPDYIDADSYLQPFVDCTKGDAKNGCSDGQSVLQGSFYYSDRANQLLAQSRQEQNPMQRQKLFAELQAIVAEDVPFIPLWQSKDFLFAQQDILGASLEATQKIPFWKLQRSTASYPPT; encoded by the coding sequence ATGAATCGACGATCTTCCCTTGCCAGCAGACCGATTACCCTACGATCGCTCCTGACCAAACTGGGCCTTTTCTTCTGTGCTTGCCTGATGATTGTCAGTTGCAGCGCCAGCCAGCCGGGGGCTCAAAGGGGGGCCAAACCGGGCGACTATGGCCGCATCACCCTTGGAACCACTGCCAACATCAGCACGATCGACCCTGCCGATGCCTACACCAGCTTTGAAGGGATGTTGCTGTATAACCTCAGCGATCGGCTCTACACCTACAAACTGGGAACCCGCGAACTCGTCCCCCAACTGGCCATGAGCCTCCCAAAAGTCAGTGCCGACGGTTTGACCTACACCATCCCCCTGCGCCAAGGCGTTGTCTTCCACGATGGCACCCCCTTCGATGCCGCTGCCATGGCCTTTTCCCTAGAACGCTTCATGAAAAACGGTGGATCGCCCTCATTCCTACTCTCGGACGCGATCGACCAAGTAAAAGCCAGCGCCCCCTACGAACTGACCATTAAACTTAAAAAGCCCTTTGCCGCTTTCCCAGCGCTGCTTGCTTTCTCCGGAGCCTGTGCCGTTTCTCCCAAGGCTTACACGATTAAAGAAGGGGAATTTAAACCCAAGGAAGTCGTGGGAACTGGGCCTTATAAATTGGTCGCGTTTAACGTCGATCGATTACGATTGGAACCCTTTGAGCAATACTGGGGAGGTAAGCCGAGCAATGCTGGAATTGATGTACAAATCTTTTCAAGTCCAGCCAACTTATACAACGCCTTCCGAACCGGAGCCGTCGATCTCGCCACCCAGAGCCTCGCGATCGAACAAATCCGCAACCTCAAGGACTCCGTTGCTCAAAAACATTGGCAAATCATTGAGCAAGCAGGCAGTGGCATTGACTATTTAACCCTTAATCTCAATTCTCCGCCCTTAGATCAGAAAGCTGTGCGGCAAGCGATCGCGGCCCTGGTCGATCGATCGTTATTACAATCGCGCATTTTTGAACAACAGGTTGACCCACTCTACAGTCTGATTCCGGCTACCTTGCCGGAACATGTGCCCACGTTTAAAACCCAGTATGGCGATCGCAACATCGACAAAGCCAAGGAACTCCTGCAAAAAGCGGGATTTTCTGCCCAGAACCCCTTGAAGGTCGAACTCTGGTATCGATCGAATCTCACTAACGATCAATTATCTGTGGTGACACTGAAGGCATTGGCTAAGAAAACCATGGGAGGAATGCTAGAGTTGCAACTGAATGGTGTGGAATCAGTCACTGCCTACAACAATTTAGATAAGGGTGTCTATCCTATGATGTTGCTAGATTGGACACCGGATTACATTGACGCCGATAGTTACCTCCAACCCTTTGTGGATTGTACTAAAGGCGATGCTAAAAACGGTTGTAGTGATGGCCAATCAGTCTTGCAAGGGTCGTTTTACTATAGCGATCGCGCGAATCAACTCCTCGCCCAAAGTCGTCAAGAACAGAATCCTATGCAACGCCAAAAACTCTTTGCGGAATTGCAAGCGATCGTGGCGGAGGATGTCCCGTTTATTCCTCTTTGGCAAAGCAAGGATTTTCTGTTTGCCCAACAGGATATTTTGGGAGCCAGTCTGGAAGCGACCCAAAAAATTCCTTTCTGGAAACTCCAACGATCGACTGCTAGTTACCCGCCCACCTAG
- a CDS encoding TIR domain-containing protein, giving the protein MHDPEHSSDRPSEPPQPQPAAETDSNQLPESQFDLFISYCRRNLEFIQAFYQDLQKQQRSIWIDWADIPPSVDWRAEIHQGISAADSFIAVLSPEYLASYECQVEYETALQMNKRLIPIVCENVNPKEAPKPLADLNWIFFRSEDNWDESFAKLAEALDTDLPHVRAHTRLLLRAQEWQNHDKDESFLLRGTDLERAEQWCIEGATKQPEPSTLQLQYIDTSRRTERAQQRSLIRLQRTMLGTMTAAFLIASGLGVFAYRQYQMATVNEIKTLGAFSEALFKENNVFDALIQSLRASRLLKQATWATPETQQKITDTALQAAYWVMEANRLEGHKDWAMGVEFSPDGQILASTSGDKTVRLWQLNGQPIATLEGHQSGVFFVTFSPNGQQLASASKDGTVRLWQRDGTPGPVLSGHKDAVNSVFFSRDGQSLWSAGEDGTIRKWSIEGKPGVILRQHPKAIYSLAPSPDGTLMASAGEDKFVRLWSIEGKVLRKLKGAKDLISQVKFSPDGRAIAAVDLKGKITLWDSKSGKILRQFAQPDSERPLYGLAFSPDGRILATASADKVIDLWRWQDGTFLESLKGHSGMINGITFAPDRNQLLLASASQDATLKLWRFDRSILSPLIGHEEPVNSVSFSPDGQQIVSGSSDKTLRLWLPNGDLKQVLKSHQDRIYSVSVSPNGKLLASAGADKKVMIWDWNGTDNKHENKQLPTAQTIHRVQFSPDSQWIAAVDADGTLYVWKVDGTPISQVKTSSTRLDNVNFSPDGQFIILGTEQGEIQLWSIAGFLKQQTKPVKTFPAHAQAIHDVVFSPDGQTLASTSNDRTVKLWKPDGTLLRTLTGHQDIVLAVRFSPDGQTIASSSDDRSIKLWHLDGRLIASLNGHRSGIYGLSFSPDGQKLASASDDKRVLVWNLQNLQLDSLLDRSCNWLHDYLTTNQAALKNPDSIRDRQFCDDRRR; this is encoded by the coding sequence ATGCATGACCCCGAGCATTCCTCCGATCGTCCTTCCGAGCCCCCCCAGCCCCAGCCCGCTGCCGAGACGGATTCCAATCAACTTCCCGAGAGTCAATTTGATCTCTTCATTTCCTACTGTCGGCGCAATCTGGAATTCATTCAAGCGTTCTATCAAGATCTGCAAAAGCAACAACGCAGCATTTGGATTGATTGGGCAGACATTCCACCTAGCGTTGATTGGCGCGCCGAAATTCACCAAGGGATTTCCGCAGCGGATAGCTTCATTGCCGTACTAAGCCCGGAATACCTCGCATCTTACGAATGCCAGGTGGAGTATGAAACCGCCTTGCAGATGAACAAACGATTAATCCCGATCGTTTGTGAAAACGTCAATCCTAAAGAGGCTCCCAAACCGCTGGCTGATTTAAATTGGATCTTTTTTCGATCGGAAGACAATTGGGATGAGTCTTTTGCCAAATTAGCAGAGGCTCTAGATACAGATTTACCGCACGTGCGAGCCCACACGCGGCTATTACTCCGCGCCCAGGAATGGCAGAATCACGATAAGGATGAAAGCTTTTTGCTGCGGGGAACAGACCTAGAACGGGCCGAACAATGGTGCATCGAAGGAGCCACAAAGCAACCCGAACCCAGTACCCTACAGCTGCAATATATCGACACCAGTCGCCGTACAGAGCGAGCCCAGCAGCGATCGCTGATTCGGTTGCAACGAACGATGCTAGGCACGATGACAGCCGCTTTTTTGATTGCCAGCGGATTGGGCGTTTTTGCCTATCGTCAATATCAAATGGCCACGGTCAATGAAATCAAAACCTTGGGAGCCTTTTCTGAAGCACTGTTTAAGGAAAATAACGTCTTCGATGCCTTAATCCAAAGCCTCCGCGCCAGTCGGCTCTTAAAACAAGCCACCTGGGCTACACCAGAAACCCAGCAAAAAATTACGGATACCGCCCTGCAAGCAGCCTACTGGGTGATGGAAGCCAATCGCTTGGAAGGCCATAAAGACTGGGCTATGGGAGTAGAGTTCAGCCCCGATGGTCAAATTCTGGCATCAACCAGTGGTGACAAAACCGTGCGGTTATGGCAGTTGAACGGTCAACCCATCGCCACCCTAGAAGGTCATCAATCCGGGGTCTTTTTTGTCACCTTCAGTCCCAATGGTCAGCAACTGGCTTCCGCTAGCAAAGATGGCACCGTGCGGCTGTGGCAGCGCGATGGCACCCCTGGCCCCGTCTTATCCGGCCATAAAGACGCCGTGAATAGTGTTTTCTTTAGCCGCGATGGACAATCCCTATGGTCGGCGGGGGAAGACGGTACGATTCGCAAATGGTCGATCGAGGGCAAACCGGGCGTCATTCTCCGCCAACATCCCAAAGCCATTTACAGCTTAGCGCCCAGTCCCGATGGCACCCTCATGGCTTCCGCAGGCGAAGATAAATTCGTGCGCCTATGGTCGATCGAGGGCAAAGTCCTCAGGAAATTAAAGGGCGCTAAGGACTTAATTTCCCAGGTTAAATTCAGTCCCGATGGCCGTGCGATCGCTGCTGTTGACCTGAAAGGCAAAATTACCCTTTGGGATTCCAAGAGTGGGAAAATCCTGCGACAGTTTGCCCAACCCGACTCCGAACGCCCCCTCTATGGCTTAGCCTTCAGTCCCGATGGTCGCATCCTCGCCACGGCCAGTGCTGATAAAGTGATTGACCTCTGGCGCTGGCAGGATGGCACCTTTTTGGAATCCCTCAAGGGCCACAGCGGCATGATTAACGGGATCACTTTTGCCCCCGATCGCAACCAATTACTCCTCGCCTCCGCCAGCCAAGATGCCACTCTGAAACTATGGCGCTTCGATCGCAGTATTCTGTCACCGCTCATCGGCCACGAAGAACCCGTGAACAGCGTCAGCTTTAGCCCCGATGGCCAGCAAATCGTGTCGGGCAGTAGTGATAAAACCCTACGACTGTGGTTACCCAACGGGGATTTAAAACAAGTTTTAAAAAGCCACCAAGATCGCATTTACAGTGTCAGTGTTAGTCCCAATGGCAAATTACTAGCCTCCGCCGGAGCCGACAAAAAAGTCATGATATGGGATTGGAACGGCACTGATAACAAGCATGAGAACAAGCAACTGCCGACAGCTCAAACCATCCATCGAGTTCAATTCAGTCCAGACAGTCAATGGATTGCAGCAGTGGATGCAGATGGAACGCTGTATGTCTGGAAAGTGGATGGCACCCCGATCTCGCAGGTCAAAACCTCCAGCACAAGGCTAGATAATGTGAACTTTAGCCCCGATGGCCAGTTCATTATCCTGGGTACTGAGCAAGGCGAGATTCAACTGTGGAGTATTGCTGGATTTCTGAAACAACAAACAAAACCTGTCAAAACGTTTCCTGCCCACGCTCAAGCAATTCACGATGTCGTTTTTAGCCCCGATGGTCAAACCCTTGCATCAACGAGTAACGATCGTACTGTCAAGCTCTGGAAACCAGATGGAACGCTACTGAGAACACTGACTGGCCACCAAGATATCGTTCTCGCCGTGCGCTTTAGTCCCGATGGTCAAACGATCGCCTCTTCCAGTGACGATCGCTCGATCAAATTGTGGCACTTGGATGGTCGCTTAATTGCCAGTCTGAATGGTCACCGCAGTGGAATCTATGGACTCAGCTTTAGCCCCGATGGTCAAAAACTTGCTTCTGCTAGTGATGATAAACGAGTCCTCGTTTGGAATCTTCAGAATTTACAGTTAGATTCCCTATTAGATCGTAGTTGCAATTGGCTTCATGATTACTTAACAACCAATCAAGCAGCCTTAAAAAATCCAGATAGCATTCGCGATCGCCAATTTTGTGACGATCGACGACGTTAG
- a CDS encoding C1 family peptidase, producing MNSSKPTGWIPDLQDPRDFTLNNQLIQQLLLQSQSDRRVTQVTQELISWLNELISYLPTDNPSNSSIQEGKWQKLVKFVPTLLDRLNPKPNKPLNAQQTEPSAQQSLGTTLETLQKLTPGNDVTLLTMVPARLVPAKVLSPQPPAAPPGPPPSPYTTLIQLQPTQIKQADSSSSPDADQIYLLLRGTLKQLETLLNNTPQRSFPAEFTELKEHCHRIENQAQHGYSACTAHAGIALMEYFASRYSQGQGNGPDDTRFSSRFLYRVTRLIDGTEQQDSGASLRSTLKAMMIFGLPPEKYWQWHPPSPKNRSCDQTLNPDNLLSDPPAFCYAYAQSYQTLRYFRLDRPGMNKTALLAQIKAALLGGFPAIFGFRILSDTLYADSKATGDIALPNEIPDSENGHPIRGHAALAIGYDDNHTVPNHSPGAIYFKNSWGKDWGDKGFGWLPYDYILKATEQNQLCSDWWTLLDAKWMETNSLGISAAEKDKIISFGETSNPKIKK from the coding sequence ATGAATAGCTCAAAACCAACCGGCTGGATTCCCGATCTACAGGACCCCAGAGATTTCACCCTCAATAATCAACTGATTCAACAGTTATTGCTCCAGAGCCAATCCGATCGACGAGTGACCCAGGTCACTCAGGAATTAATTAGCTGGTTAAATGAACTCATTAGCTATCTACCCACCGATAATCCATCTAATTCATCCATTCAAGAAGGTAAATGGCAGAAATTAGTTAAATTTGTCCCAACCCTACTCGATCGCCTCAATCCCAAGCCCAATAAACCCTTAAATGCTCAACAAACAGAGCCTTCGGCTCAGCAATCCCTAGGAACGACCTTAGAAACGCTACAAAAACTAACCCCAGGCAACGACGTAACCCTCCTCACGATGGTGCCTGCAAGACTGGTACCTGCCAAAGTCCTCTCACCCCAGCCCCCAGCCGCCCCTCCAGGCCCGCCTCCCTCACCATACACCACCCTGATTCAGTTACAACCCACTCAAATTAAGCAAGCTGACTCTAGTTCTTCCCCTGACGCTGACCAAATCTATCTCCTCTTACGGGGAACTTTAAAACAGTTAGAAACCCTGTTAAACAATACTCCCCAGCGATCGTTTCCCGCCGAGTTCACCGAACTCAAAGAGCACTGCCATCGCATCGAAAACCAAGCCCAGCATGGCTACAGTGCTTGCACCGCCCATGCTGGCATTGCACTGATGGAATACTTCGCCTCCCGCTACAGCCAAGGCCAAGGCAACGGCCCCGACGATACCCGCTTTTCCAGTCGCTTTCTCTATCGTGTTACCCGCTTAATTGATGGCACCGAGCAGCAAGATAGCGGCGCATCCCTACGATCGACCCTCAAAGCCATGATGATTTTTGGCTTACCCCCAGAAAAATATTGGCAATGGCACCCCCCCTCCCCAAAAAATCGAAGTTGCGATCAAACCCTCAACCCAGACAATCTGTTGAGCGATCCCCCGGCCTTCTGTTACGCCTATGCCCAAAGCTACCAAACCCTGCGTTACTTTCGCCTCGATCGGCCTGGAATGAACAAGACTGCCCTCCTTGCCCAAATCAAAGCAGCCCTCCTCGGCGGATTCCCAGCCATTTTCGGATTCCGTATTTTGAGTGACACCCTCTACGCAGATTCCAAAGCCACTGGAGACATCGCTTTACCGAATGAAATTCCCGATTCTGAGAATGGTCATCCCATCCGGGGGCACGCCGCCCTAGCGATCGGGTACGACGATAACCACACCGTTCCTAACCACAGTCCCGGAGCCATTTACTTTAAAAATTCCTGGGGTAAGGACTGGGGCGACAAAGGCTTTGGCTGGTTACCCTATGACTACATCCTCAAAGCCACAGAGCAAAATCAGTTATGCAGCGATTGGTGGACATTGCTGGACGCGAAATGGATGGAAACCAATAGTCTGGGAATTTCTGCCGCAGAGAAAGACAAAATTATTAGTTTTGGGGAAACTTCAAATCCTAAGATTAAGAAATAG
- a CDS encoding FAD-binding domain-containing protein, with amino-acid sequence MNLLWFRRDLRLSDHEIVSLATANNASVLPFFIIDPWFYQWEDVGQARVRFLFESLENLHNNLQKLGSSLTLFEGNPVKIIQQLTQYFLDRQQTPKLYFNRDVQVEYGITRDRAILDFYRSRNLDYHLGLNHFLQLQDNRDRWFAEYYTYQRATPYPAPKNINTPSLEIPLPQLSFRQLKYKYREFWQRKKVYFRGGETEAKTTLRSFLDRRFEGYHWKLSRPWLAQWGATSHLSPHLTFGTISTRQVYQKTKAKAIDLSHVPKAEFSLKNFRDRLRWHDSFTQRLYFHPEVAYQNRYPEFDDWYTPAELSPQKQALFQAWQEGMTGFPLIDASMRQLKHMGWMNFRMRAMCATFLTINCGISWHHGARHYMNYLVDGDLAIDNWQWQMQAGITNPLSETFRIYNPTKNIEEKDPQLRFIHYWLSELKPYGLNEILRGDYLTESTYPKPILDWAETRKVNGKVISNLRKQVKERLIAEGGEEFTSAQAAQQTVEKYQQYRDREYGAMTARLAQTDG; translated from the coding sequence ATGAACCTACTGTGGTTTCGACGAGACCTCCGACTCAGTGATCATGAAATTGTCAGCCTAGCCACTGCAAATAACGCTAGCGTTCTACCCTTTTTCATCATTGATCCTTGGTTTTATCAGTGGGAGGATGTGGGGCAAGCTCGGGTTCGCTTCCTGTTTGAATCCTTGGAAAACCTGCATAACAACTTACAAAAATTGGGTAGTTCCCTAACGCTCTTTGAAGGCAATCCTGTTAAGATTATTCAACAACTAACGCAATACTTTCTCGATCGCCAGCAAACCCCGAAACTCTACTTTAATCGAGATGTACAGGTTGAGTACGGAATCACCCGCGATCGCGCCATCCTAGACTTTTATCGATCGCGCAATCTCGACTATCATCTGGGCCTCAACCATTTCCTGCAACTTCAGGACAACCGCGATCGTTGGTTTGCGGAATACTACACCTATCAACGCGCCACCCCCTATCCCGCGCCCAAAAACATCAATACTCCGTCCCTAGAAATTCCCTTGCCCCAACTGTCCTTTCGCCAGCTCAAATACAAATATCGTGAGTTTTGGCAAAGGAAAAAAGTTTATTTCAGAGGCGGCGAAACGGAAGCAAAAACCACTTTACGATCGTTCTTAGACCGCAGATTTGAAGGCTATCACTGGAAACTTTCCCGTCCTTGGTTAGCGCAGTGGGGAGCCACATCCCATCTTTCGCCCCACCTCACCTTTGGCACCATTTCCACCCGCCAAGTGTATCAAAAAACGAAAGCCAAAGCGATCGACCTCAGCCATGTCCCTAAAGCAGAATTTAGCCTGAAAAATTTTCGCGATCGTCTACGCTGGCACGATAGTTTTACGCAACGGTTGTACTTCCATCCCGAAGTCGCCTACCAAAACCGCTATCCTGAATTTGATGATTGGTACACCCCTGCTGAATTATCGCCCCAAAAACAAGCCTTATTTCAAGCTTGGCAGGAGGGAATGACGGGATTTCCCTTAATTGATGCCAGCATGAGACAACTCAAACACATGGGCTGGATGAATTTTCGAATGCGAGCGATGTGCGCCACGTTTTTAACCATCAATTGCGGCATTTCCTGGCACCATGGCGCACGGCATTACATGAATTATTTAGTCGATGGGGATCTCGCGATCGATAACTGGCAGTGGCAAATGCAAGCAGGCATTACCAATCCCTTAAGCGAAACCTTTCGCATTTACAATCCCACTAAAAATATTGAAGAGAAAGATCCACAATTGCGATTTATTCACTATTGGCTCAGCGAACTGAAACCCTATGGCCTGAACGAGATTCTACGAGGTGACTATTTAACAGAAAGTACCTACCCAAAACCAATCCTTGACTGGGCAGAGACTCGCAAAGTTAATGGTAAAGTAATCTCTAACCTACGCAAACAAGTCAAGGAGCGTCTCATCGCCGAAGGGGGAGAGGAATTCACAAGTGCTCAAGCCGCCCAACAAACCGTCGAGAAGTATCAGCAATATCGCGATCGAGAATACGGTGCAATGACGGCTCGTTTGGCGCAAACGGATGGCTAA